A genome region from Erigeron canadensis isolate Cc75 chromosome 3, C_canadensis_v1, whole genome shotgun sequence includes the following:
- the LOC122592717 gene encoding zinc finger protein CONSTANS-LIKE 5-like — MVDTGGVRGKCFTAGRNAIAKPCDLCKDAIALLFCRKHSNFLCMSCDSKLHDNTKHEREWLCEVCEQAPASVSCKADMAALCITCDKDIHSVNPLASRHERIPVVPFYDSAESVVNCTTSLASLIDPVSCYGTSELTSYELAEVVKPIDLYTADIPFFDFGFAIPSDVVTTLDTHLHDHSVSDCMVPIEATTTQVVQHKSPYEFNLTKSVSSNSYNKSGSQSHSHSVCTSSIEPGVIPEENSMLEISAQPLIIPVNVGGTNIVPKARQLCAVDREARVLRYREKRKNRKFEKKIRYASRKAYAEKRPRIKGRFVKRSELRMELDVDRWLFNPEANISSYGPGVDQYGVVPSF; from the exons ATGGTGGATACAGGTGGTGTCAGAGGCAAGTGTTTTACGGCGGGTAGAAACGCTATAGCAAAACCTTGCGATCTTTGCAAAGATGCTATAGCTTTGCTGTTCTGCCGTAAACATAGCAACTTTTTGTGTATGTCATGCGACTCCAAGTTACATGACAACACAAAACACGAACGTGAGTGGTTGTGCGAAGTATGTGAGCAAGCGCCGGCCAGTGTCAGCTGTAAAGCTGACATGGCCGCGCTGTGTATCACATGCGATAAAGACATACACTCGGTGAACCCGCTAGCTAGCCGTCACGAGCGGATTCCCGTGGTCCCGTTTTATGATTCCGCTGAATCCGTTGTGAATTGTACTACCTCGCTTGCTAGCTTGATAGACCCGGTTTCTTGTTATGGAACAAGTGAATTAACTTCATACGAATTAGCCGAAGTAGTGAAGCCTATAGATTTGTACACTGCGGATATACCTTTTTTTGATTTCGGTTTTGCGATTCCATCAGATGTCGTCACAACACTTGATACTCATTTACATGATCATTCTGTTAGTGATTGTATGGTTCCGATCGAAGCCACGACGACACAAGTCGTGCAACATAAATCGCCATACGAATTCAATCTCACCAAATCAGTTAGTTCCAATTCTTACAACAAAAGTGGGTCTCAATCGCATAGCCATAGT GTTTGTACATCTTCAATAGAACCCGGAGTTATACCCGAAGAGAATTCGATGTTAGAGATATCAGCACAACCATTAATTATACCGGTAAATGTTGGGGGAACAAATATTGTGCCAAAAGCAAGGCAGTTATGTGCAGTTGATAGGGAGGCAAGGGTTTTAAGGTATAGAGAGAAGAGGAAGAATAGAAAGTTTGagaagaaaattcgatatgctTCACGAAAGGCGTATGCTGAGAAACGACCAAGGATCAAAGGCCGGTTTGTTAAGCGATCCGAGTTAAGGATGGAGTTAGATGTTGATAGGTGGTTGTTCAATCCGGAGGCTAATATTAGTAGTTATGGTCCAGGGGTTGATCAATATGGTGTGGTTCCTTCATTTTGA